In one window of Gorilla gorilla gorilla isolate KB3781 chromosome 2, NHGRI_mGorGor1-v2.1_pri, whole genome shotgun sequence DNA:
- the SPATA12 gene encoding spermatogenesis-associated protein 12, whose translation MSSSALTCGSTLEKSGDTWEMKALDSSRLVPWPPRGLGSSTQHPNKPHCALASCQGPGVLPGAASALPELTFQGDVRQSETCQRYLQTAISLDIAVSQINLLGRPSSPPALLIQQGSCEQVIHNSTPQFLGMEDGDNERTTGWLWRLHEDIDAEPSSTGCSRSNRLTFIEGCFVRSLSTVYSNTHIHTHL comes from the coding sequence ATGTCCAGTTCTGCTCTGACTTGTGGGTCCACCTTAGAAAAGTCAGGAGACACCTGGGAAATGAAGGCACTAGACTCTTCCAGACTCGTTCCATGGCCACCTAGAGGCCTTGGGTCATCCACCCAACATCCCAACAAACCCCACTGTGCACTGGCATCATGCCAGGGTCCAGGTGTTCTGCCAGGAGCAGCCTCTGCCCTCCCAGAGCTGACATTTCAGGGGGATGTGCGCCAAAGTGAGACCTGTCAGAGATATTTACAAACAGCCATCTCTCTTGACATCGCTGTATCCCAAATAAATCTTCTGGGAAGACCCTCTTCACCTCCAGCTCTCCTGATACAGCAAGGCAGTTGTGAGCAAGTTATTCATAACTCTACGCCTCAATTTCTTGGTATGGAAGATGGGGATAATGAGAGGACCACAGGATGGTTGTGGAGACTGCATGAGGATATAGATGCCGAGCCCAGTAGCACAGGGTGCAGCCGTTCAAACCGactgacatttattgagggctGCTTTGTCAGGTCCCTCTCTACAGTATactccaacacacacatacacacacatctgtaA
- the IL17RD gene encoding interleukin-17 receptor D isoform X2, producing MESQPFLNMKFETDYFIKVVPFPSIKNESNYHPFFFRTRACDLLLQPDNLACKPFWKPRNLNISQHGSDMQVSFDHAPHNFGFRFFYLHYKLKHEGPFKRKTCKQEQTTETTSCLLQNVSPGDYIIELVDDTNTTRKVMHYALKPVHSPWAGPIRAVAITVPLVVISAFATLFTVMCRKKQQENIYSHLDEESSESSTYTAALPRERLRPRPKVFLCYSSKDGQNHMNVVQCFAYFLQDFCGCEVALDLWEDFSLCREGQREWVIQKIHESQFIIVVCSKGMKYFVDKNYKHKGGGRGSGKGELFLVAVSAIAEKLHQAKQSSSAALSKFIAVYFDYSCEGDVPGILDLSTKYKLMDNLPQLCSHLHSRDHGLQEPGQHTRQGSRRNYFRSKSGRSLYVAICNMHQFIDEEPDWFEKQFVPFHPPPLRYREPVLEKFDSGLVLNDVMCKPGPESDFCLKVEAAVLGATGPADSQHESQHGGLDQDAEARPALDGSAALQPLLHTVKAGSPSDMPRDSGIYDSSVPSSELSLPLMEGLSTDQTETSSLTESVSSSSGLGEEEPPALPSKLLSSGSCKADLGCRSYTDELHAVAPL from the exons ATGGAATCTCAACCTTTCCTGAATATGAAATTTGAAACGGATTATTTCATAAAGGTTGTCCCTTTTCCTTCCATTAAAAACGAAAGCAATTACCACCCTTTCTTCTTTAGAACCCGAG CCTGTGATCTGTTGTTACAGCCGGACAACCTAGCTTGTAAACCCT TCTGGAAGCCTCGGAACCTGAACATCAGCCAGCATGGCTCGGACATGCAGGTGTCCTTCGACCACGCACCACACAACTTCGGCTTCCGTTTCTTCTATCTTCACTACAAGCTCAAGCACGAAGGACCTTTCAAGCGAAAGACCTGTAAGCAG GAGCAAACTACAGAGACGACCAGCTGCCTCCTTCAAAATGTTTCTCCAGGGGATTATATAATTGAG CTGGTGGATGACACTAACACAACAAGAAAAGTGATGCATTATGCCTTAAAGCCAG TGCACTCCCCGTGGGCCGGGCCCATCAGAGCCGTGGCCATCACAGTGCCACTGGTGGTCATATCGGCATTCGCGACGCTCTTCACTGTGATGTGCCGCAAGAAGCAACAAG aaaatatatattcacatttaGATGAAGAGAGCTCTGAGTCTTCCACATACACTGCAGCACTCCCGAGAGAGAGGCTCCGGCCGCGGCCGAAGGTCTTTCTCTGCTATTCCAGTAAAGATGGCCAGAATCACATGAATGTCGTCCAGTGTTTCGCCTACTTCCTCCAGGACTTCTGTGGCTGTGAG GTGGCTCTGGACCTGTGGGAAGACTTCAGCCTCTGTAGAGAAGGGCAGAGAGAATGGGTCATCCAGAAGATCCACGAGTCCCAGTTCATCATTGTGGTTTGTTCCAAAGGTATGAAGTACTTTGTGGACAAGAACTACAAACACAAAGGAGGTGGCCGAGGCTCGGGGAAAGGAGAGCTCTTCCTGGTGGCGGTGTCAGCCATTGCCGAAAAGCTCCACCAGGCCAAGCAGAGTTCGTCCGCTGCGCTCAGCAAGTTTATCGCCGTCTACTTTGATTATTCCTGCGAGGGAGACGTCCCCGGTATCCTAGACCTGAGTACCAAGTACAAACTCATGGACAATCTTCCCCAGCTCTGTTCCCACCTGCACTCCCGAGACCACGGCCTCCAGGAGCCGGGGCAGCACACGCGACAGGGCAGCAGAAGGAACTACTTCCGGAGCAAGTCAGGCCGGTCCCTATACGTCGCCATTTGCAACATGCACCAGTTTATTGACGAGGAGCCCGACTGGTTCGAAAAGCAGTTCGTTCCCTTCCATCCTCCTCCACTGCGCTACCGGGAGCCAGTCTTGGAGAAATTTGATTCGGGCTTGGTTTTAAATGATGTCATGTGCAAACCAGGGCCTGAGAGTGACTTCTGCCTAAAGGTAGAGGCGGCCGTTCTTGGGGCCACCGGACCAGCCGACTCCCAGCACGAGAGTCAGCACGGGGGCCTGGACCAAGACGCGGAGGCCCGGCCTGCCCTTGACGGTAGCGCCGCCCTGCAACCCCTGCTGCACACGGTGAAAGCCGGCAGCCCCTCGGACATGCCGCGGGACTCAGGCATCTATGACTCGTCTGTGCCCTCATCCGAGCTGTCTCTGCCACTGATGGAAGGACTCTCGACGGACCAGACAGAAACGTCTTCCCTGACGGAGAGCGTGTCCTCCTCTTCAGGCCTGG GTGAGGAGGAACCTCCTGCCCTTCCTTCCAAGCTCCTCTCTTCTGGGTCATGCAAAGCAGATCTTGGTTGCCGCAGCTACACTGATGAACTCCACGCGGTCGCCCCTTTGTAA